The proteins below come from a single Burkholderia contaminans genomic window:
- a CDS encoding glutathione S-transferase family protein → MTSTHPLTFHTADTPNGHKIAIYLEEAGLAYDRVHVNLSAGEQRSPAFLAINPNGKIPAIVDHDTGLTVFESGAILSYLAAKTGVLQPDTLAEHTAVQQWLHFQIGGIGPMLGQLWWFLHASTTVNAQALERYRNEARRLYGVVNGRLAESAYLASPRYSIADIAAFPWLRAAPELDLDLADYPHVERWLAGIEARQAVQRGLVACRAPAAEGAH, encoded by the coding sequence ATGACCTCGACGCATCCCCTCACGTTCCATACGGCCGACACGCCGAACGGACACAAGATCGCCATTTACCTGGAAGAGGCCGGGCTCGCCTACGACCGCGTGCACGTGAATCTGTCCGCCGGCGAACAGCGCAGCCCGGCGTTCCTCGCGATCAACCCCAACGGCAAGATCCCGGCCATCGTCGACCACGACACCGGGCTGACCGTGTTCGAATCCGGCGCGATCCTGAGCTATCTCGCCGCGAAGACGGGCGTTCTGCAGCCTGACACGCTGGCCGAGCACACGGCCGTCCAGCAATGGCTGCACTTCCAGATCGGCGGGATCGGGCCGATGCTCGGCCAGCTCTGGTGGTTCCTGCATGCCTCGACGACGGTCAATGCGCAAGCGCTCGAGCGTTACCGGAACGAGGCGCGGCGCCTCTATGGCGTCGTGAATGGCCGTTTGGCGGAATCGGCGTATCTCGCGTCGCCGCGGTATTCGATCGCCGACATCGCCGCGTTTCCATGGCTGCGCGCGGCGCCCGAACTCGATCTCGATCTGGCCGACTACCCGCACGTCGAGCGCTGGCTCGCCGGCATCGAGGCGCGGCAAGCCGTTCAGCGGGGCCTGGTCGCATGCCGCGCGCCGGCGGCGGAGGGCGCGCACTGA
- a CDS encoding transketolase-like TK C-terminal-containing protein: MQTARSGPPVRTPDTRRAAAACLETLLTQRLAPGGRAVSPLGAMRTAADCLERDAATSERVWIVRADAREPSADTDAHRRISAWPLRFLDARKRFEKPLLYLLHARATDRLRLASAETVDRGIFVNDAETVASSWPKGVTPDVPHWLAANTACTPYDPASGHEAIAILRHALRALYVAGQPGFCYLASHDDLVPDAKPLSATAARDAFSGMVRAGRRAAAGAAAQIRLCGAGSTLAEVMKAADLLRDEWRIDSTIWSCPSYTQLARDGYAADRWNLLHPYDEPRIAHVRRCIGNSRTPVLAVTGYARHVAAQLGAFVPARFAALGADSAGPGAGAGTRAPNAHWIAAVALRLLADDGWVPADWAARAMRRHASG, from the coding sequence ATGCAGACTGCGCGATCCGGTCCGCCCGTGCGGACACCCGACACCCGCCGCGCCGCGGCGGCCTGCCTCGAAACGCTGCTGACGCAACGGCTCGCGCCGGGTGGCCGCGCGGTGTCGCCGCTCGGCGCGATGCGCACCGCCGCCGATTGCCTCGAGCGCGATGCCGCGACATCGGAACGCGTATGGATCGTGCGTGCCGATGCGCGGGAACCGTCTGCGGACACCGACGCACATCGCCGCATCAGCGCGTGGCCGCTGCGGTTTCTCGATGCGCGCAAGCGGTTCGAGAAACCACTGCTGTACCTGCTGCATGCGCGCGCGACCGACCGGCTGCGGCTGGCGTCGGCCGAAACCGTCGATCGCGGGATCTTCGTCAACGATGCCGAAACGGTCGCGTCATCCTGGCCGAAAGGCGTGACGCCCGACGTCCCCCACTGGCTGGCCGCGAACACCGCGTGCACGCCGTACGATCCGGCGTCGGGCCATGAGGCGATTGCGATCCTGCGCCACGCGCTGCGCGCGCTCTATGTCGCCGGCCAGCCGGGATTCTGTTACCTCGCGAGCCACGACGATCTCGTCCCCGATGCGAAACCGCTGTCGGCCACGGCGGCCCGCGACGCGTTCAGCGGCATGGTGCGGGCCGGCCGGCGCGCGGCGGCCGGCGCGGCTGCGCAGATCCGGCTGTGCGGCGCGGGCAGCACGCTCGCGGAAGTCATGAAAGCAGCCGATCTGCTGCGCGACGAATGGCGTATCGACTCGACGATCTGGAGTTGCCCGAGCTACACGCAGCTCGCCCGCGACGGTTACGCAGCCGACCGGTGGAACCTGCTGCACCCGTACGACGAACCGCGCATCGCGCATGTGCGCCGATGCATCGGTAACAGCCGCACGCCGGTGCTCGCGGTGACAGGCTATGCGCGGCACGTCGCCGCGCAGCTCGGCGCGTTCGTCCCGGCCCGCTTCGCGGCGCTCGGCGCGGACTCCGCCGGCCCGGGCGCCGGTGCCGGCACGCGCGCGCCGAATGCACACTGGATCGCCGCGGTCGCGCTTCGCCTGCTGGCCGACGATGGCTGGGTGCCGGCCGACTGGGCCGCGCGGGCGATGCGCCGTCATGCGAGCGGCTGA
- a CDS encoding MarR family winged helix-turn-helix transcriptional regulator — protein MSAPEPDLWFSFVRAHRTMIREIERRLAAAGLPAYAWYDALWGLESGPDGTRRMHELADVLAIERYNLTRLIDRLEQEGLVTRARSADDGRAAFASITDKGRTLRKKMWKVYQSTVAELFLDQFGSKEQAAMAAALDRAIAAAREAGADAK, from the coding sequence ATGAGCGCACCCGAACCCGATCTGTGGTTCTCGTTCGTCCGCGCACACCGGACGATGATTCGCGAGATCGAGCGCCGCCTCGCGGCGGCCGGCCTGCCGGCCTATGCGTGGTATGACGCGTTGTGGGGGCTCGAAAGCGGGCCCGACGGCACGCGCCGCATGCACGAACTCGCCGACGTGCTCGCGATCGAGCGCTACAACCTCACGCGGCTGATCGACCGGCTCGAACAGGAGGGGCTCGTCACGCGCGCCCGTTCGGCGGACGACGGCCGCGCCGCGTTTGCGAGCATCACCGACAAGGGGCGGACGCTGCGCAAGAAGATGTGGAAGGTGTACCAGTCGACGGTCGCGGAACTCTTCCTCGATCAGTTCGGCAGCAAGGAACAGGCGGCGATGGCCGCCGCGCTCGACCGTGCGATCGCCGCCGCGCGCGAGGCCGGAGCCGACGCGAAGTAG
- the aceE gene encoding pyruvate dehydrogenase (acetyl-transferring), homodimeric type: MTAPLTLPDIDPQETREWLDALESVIALEGRPRAHYLLDRLSDLDAARHGDLHGRVTTAYVNTVPRERQPAYPGDLALERRLNAMIRWNAMVMVLRAGRLSNVGGHIATYQSAAVLYDVGFDHFFRGRTDTFDGDMVYIQGHSAPGIYGRAYLEGRITDAQLDNFRREAGREAGRDGLSSYPHPRLMPDFWQFPTVSMGLGPLTAAYQARFMRYLEYRGLKAHQGRKVWAFLGDGEMDQPESLAAISLAGRERLDNLIFVVNCNLQRLDGPVRGNGKVIQELEGTFRAAGWNVIKVIWGAGWDRLLERDTTGLLRQRMMECVDGDYQTFKSQSGAYVREHFFGKYPELLELVADLSDDDIWKLARGGHDPEKVYAAYAQAMRADGRPTVVLAKTVKGFGMGEAGEGQNVNHQLKKMSADAVRAFRDRFVLPVSDAQLDELPYLKPEPGSAEARYFAERRAALGGHVPARFSTVAPLPVPPLAAFDGQLKDSGERGLSTTMAFVRILGTLLKDPALGKLVVPIVPDESRTFGMEGLFRQIGIHSHLGQLYTPQDAGQLSYYKEAKDGQILQEGINESGAIASWIAAGTAYSNHGLPTIPFYIFYSMFGLQRVGDLAWAAGDARTRGFLLGATSGRTTLMGEGLQHDDGHSHVLSSVIPNCVSYDPTYAYELAVIVRDGLRRMFAEQEDVYYYITLLNENYPHPALPDGAEAGILKGLYLLREGRSHTADAPHLQLMGSGAILREVIAASDLLAQDFGVSSDVWSATSLNELRRDGLAAERWNLLHPEQAPRVPYVQQCLDGRTGPVVVATDYMKIVGDQIRAFVDGRRFVSLGTDGFGRSDTRDALRTFFEVDRHFIVIAALKALADDGAIPRAKVGEAIRRYGIDIDKVDPASV; the protein is encoded by the coding sequence ATGACCGCACCTCTCACGCTACCCGACATCGACCCGCAGGAAACCCGCGAATGGCTCGATGCGCTCGAATCCGTGATCGCACTCGAAGGCCGTCCGCGCGCGCACTACCTGCTCGACCGGCTTTCCGACCTCGACGCGGCACGCCACGGCGACCTGCACGGCCGCGTGACGACCGCGTACGTGAACACGGTGCCGCGTGAACGGCAACCGGCCTATCCGGGCGATCTCGCGCTCGAGCGGCGCCTGAACGCGATGATCCGCTGGAACGCGATGGTGATGGTGCTGCGCGCCGGCCGGCTTTCGAACGTCGGCGGGCATATCGCGACCTACCAGTCGGCCGCGGTGTTGTATGACGTGGGCTTCGATCACTTCTTCCGCGGCCGCACCGACACGTTCGACGGCGACATGGTCTACATCCAGGGGCATTCGGCACCCGGCATCTATGGCCGCGCGTACCTGGAAGGCCGCATCACGGACGCGCAACTCGACAACTTCCGCCGCGAGGCCGGCCGCGAAGCGGGACGCGACGGGCTGTCGTCGTATCCGCATCCGCGGCTGATGCCGGATTTCTGGCAATTCCCCACCGTGTCGATGGGGCTCGGGCCGCTCACGGCCGCATATCAGGCACGCTTCATGCGCTACCTCGAATATCGCGGGCTGAAAGCGCATCAGGGCCGCAAGGTGTGGGCCTTTCTCGGCGACGGCGAAATGGACCAGCCCGAATCGCTCGCCGCGATCTCGCTCGCCGGGCGCGAACGGCTCGACAACCTGATCTTCGTCGTCAACTGCAACCTGCAGCGCCTTGACGGCCCGGTACGCGGCAACGGCAAGGTCATCCAGGAACTCGAAGGCACGTTCCGTGCGGCGGGCTGGAACGTCATCAAGGTGATCTGGGGCGCCGGCTGGGATCGCCTGCTCGAACGCGACACGACGGGCCTGCTGCGCCAGCGCATGATGGAATGCGTCGACGGCGACTACCAGACCTTCAAGTCGCAGAGCGGCGCGTACGTGCGCGAGCATTTCTTCGGCAAGTATCCCGAGTTGCTCGAACTCGTTGCGGACCTGTCCGACGACGACATCTGGAAACTGGCGCGCGGCGGCCACGACCCGGAAAAGGTGTATGCGGCCTATGCGCAGGCGATGCGCGCGGACGGACGGCCGACCGTCGTGCTCGCGAAAACGGTCAAGGGCTTCGGGATGGGCGAGGCCGGCGAAGGCCAGAACGTGAACCACCAGTTGAAGAAGATGAGCGCGGATGCCGTACGTGCGTTCCGCGACCGCTTCGTGCTGCCGGTCAGCGATGCGCAGCTCGACGAACTGCCCTACCTGAAGCCGGAACCGGGCAGCGCCGAGGCACGCTACTTCGCGGAACGCCGTGCCGCCCTCGGCGGCCACGTGCCGGCCCGCTTCAGCACCGTGGCGCCGCTGCCGGTGCCGCCGCTCGCCGCATTCGACGGGCAGCTCAAGGACAGCGGCGAGCGCGGGCTGTCGACGACGATGGCGTTCGTGCGCATCCTCGGCACGCTGCTGAAGGATCCGGCACTCGGCAAGCTCGTCGTGCCGATCGTGCCGGACGAATCGCGCACGTTCGGGATGGAGGGCCTGTTCCGCCAGATCGGCATCCACTCGCATCTCGGCCAGCTCTATACGCCGCAGGACGCCGGCCAGCTCAGCTACTACAAGGAAGCGAAGGACGGGCAGATCCTGCAGGAAGGCATCAACGAATCGGGCGCGATCGCGTCGTGGATCGCGGCCGGCACGGCGTACAGCAATCATGGATTGCCGACGATTCCGTTCTACATCTTCTACTCGATGTTCGGGCTGCAACGCGTCGGCGATCTCGCTTGGGCGGCCGGCGACGCACGTACGCGCGGCTTCCTGCTCGGCGCGACGTCGGGCCGCACGACGCTGATGGGCGAAGGGTTGCAGCACGACGACGGGCACAGCCACGTGCTGTCGTCGGTGATTCCGAACTGCGTGTCGTACGACCCGACCTATGCGTACGAGCTGGCCGTAATCGTGCGCGACGGCCTGCGGCGGATGTTCGCGGAACAGGAGGACGTCTACTACTACATCACGCTGCTCAACGAGAACTACCCGCATCCGGCGCTGCCGGACGGCGCGGAGGCCGGCATTCTCAAGGGGCTTTACCTGCTGCGCGAAGGTAGGTCACACACGGCCGATGCGCCGCATCTGCAGTTGATGGGCAGCGGCGCGATCCTGCGCGAAGTGATCGCCGCGAGCGACCTGCTCGCGCAGGACTTCGGCGTGTCGAGTGACGTGTGGAGCGCGACGAGCCTGAACGAACTGCGCCGCGACGGGCTCGCCGCGGAACGCTGGAACCTGCTGCATCCCGAGCAGGCGCCGCGCGTGCCGTATGTGCAGCAATGCCTCGACGGCCGCACGGGGCCGGTGGTGGTGGCGACCGACTACATGAAGATCGTCGGTGACCAGATCCGCGCGTTCGTCGACGGCCGGCGCTTCGTGTCG